A single genomic interval of Nostoc commune NIES-4072 harbors:
- a CDS encoding hybrid sensor histidine kinase/response regulator: protein MTSQSSRSDKILVVDDSPDNVFLIKTILEEEGYIISTAENGISALAELKASPCDLVLLDLMMPDMDGYEVTKHIRGDMKLPQYIPILLITAHDAPNVAHGLDLGADDFIRKPVTVDELLARVRSLLRLKHSMDERDEIARQREDFVSRLTHDLRTPLVAADRMLMLFQQGALGTLSPQMQEVIAIMARSNINLLSMVNTLLEVYRFEAGRKTLAFQPVNLSQLLEDVTGELAPLAQDKTLSLNLDITEESSTKTVMGDRLELYRLFTNLIGNAIKFTDSGSVTIRLTSQHQFGKNSQSQLLEKSNSVEYISIEIADTGPGIPAEEQATIFERFRQGSHKSSGSGLGLYLARRIVEAHQGIILLNSELGKGSVFIVLLPTKA, encoded by the coding sequence ATGACTTCACAATCTTCTCGCTCTGACAAAATTCTAGTTGTTGATGACTCTCCTGATAACGTGTTTTTGATCAAAACTATTTTGGAGGAAGAAGGTTACATCATTAGCACCGCAGAAAATGGGATTTCAGCCTTAGCAGAATTGAAAGCTTCTCCTTGTGACTTGGTTCTGCTGGATCTGATGATGCCAGATATGGATGGGTACGAAGTCACTAAGCATATTCGTGGAGATATGAAATTGCCGCAATATATCCCCATACTGCTGATTACTGCCCATGATGCACCCAACGTCGCCCACGGATTAGACTTGGGTGCTGATGATTTTATCCGCAAACCTGTAACAGTAGATGAATTGCTGGCACGAGTGCGATCGCTCCTGCGCTTAAAGCATAGTATGGATGAACGTGATGAAATTGCCCGCCAGCGAGAAGATTTTGTCTCCCGCCTCACCCACGATTTACGCACTCCTTTGGTAGCTGCCGATCGCATGTTAATGCTATTTCAACAAGGTGCGTTGGGAACATTATCACCGCAAATGCAGGAAGTAATCGCCATCATGGCCCGTAGCAATATCAACCTGCTTTCTATGGTTAATACCTTATTAGAAGTTTATCGCTTTGAAGCAGGTCGCAAAACTTTGGCGTTTCAACCAGTTAATCTGAGCCAATTGCTAGAGGATGTGACTGGAGAATTAGCACCTCTAGCTCAAGACAAAACACTGTCTCTAAATTTAGACATTACTGAGGAATCAAGCACAAAAACAGTAATGGGCGATCGCTTAGAACTGTATCGTCTATTCACCAATCTTATAGGGAATGCGATCAAATTTACCGACTCTGGGTCTGTTACTATTCGTTTAACTTCTCAACACCAGTTTGGTAAAAATAGTCAATCTCAGTTATTAGAAAAATCCAATTCCGTTGAGTATATTAGTATTGAGATAGCGGATACCGGCCCAGGTATTCCTGCTGAAGAACAAGCCACTATATTTGAACGATTTCGTCAAGGTAGCCATAAAAGTTCTGGTAGTGGCTTAGGATTGTACCTTGCTCGTCGAATTGTCGAGGCACATCAAGGTATTATTCTACTTAATTCTGAGTTGGGCAAAGGTAGTGTATTTATTGTGCTTCTACCTACCAAAGCATGA
- the ureC gene encoding urease subunit alpha produces the protein MPYRMDRRAYAETYGPTIGDRIRLADTELFIEVEQDFTTYGDEVKFGGGKVIRDGMGQSPISNADGAVDLVITNALILDWWGIVKADIGIKDGKIFKIGKAGNPYIQDNVDIIIGSGTEALAGEGMILTAGGIDAHIHFICPQQIEVAIASGITTMIGGGTGPATGTNATTCTPGPWNIYRMLQAADAFSVNLGFLGKGNASQPQGLVEQVNAGAMGLKLHEDWGTTPAAIDTCLSVADEYDVQVAIHTDTLNEAGFVEDTIAAFKNRTIHTYHTEGAGGGHAPDIIKVCSQANVLPSSTNPTRPYTLNTLDEHLDMLMVCHHLDPAIAEDVAFAESRIRRETIAAEDILHDLGAFSMISSDSQAMGRVGEVIIRTWQTSHKMKVQRRTLNAQGTEQKADNFRAKRYVAKYTINPAIAHGIAQYVGSVEEGKLADLCLWRPAFFGVKPEMVIKGGMIAWAQMGDANASIPTPQPVYMRPMFGSFAGARHATSLTFVSQAALENEIPSQLGLQKAAVAVSGTRQLSKRDMKLNDALPHIEVDPETYEVRADGELLICEPATVLPMAQRYFLF, from the coding sequence ATGCCTTATAGAATGGATCGCCGCGCCTACGCTGAAACATACGGCCCAACAATAGGCGATCGCATCCGACTTGCAGACACAGAATTATTTATTGAAGTTGAACAAGATTTCACTACCTACGGCGATGAAGTGAAATTTGGCGGCGGAAAAGTTATCAGAGACGGAATGGGACAATCCCCAATTTCTAACGCCGATGGTGCTGTAGATTTAGTAATTACTAATGCCTTAATTCTCGATTGGTGGGGTATTGTCAAAGCGGATATTGGCATTAAAGATGGCAAGATTTTCAAAATTGGTAAAGCCGGGAATCCTTATATTCAAGATAATGTAGATATTATTATTGGCTCCGGAACTGAAGCTTTAGCAGGTGAAGGAATGATCCTCACTGCTGGCGGTATTGATGCCCATATTCATTTTATTTGTCCCCAACAAATTGAAGTTGCGATCGCTTCTGGGATTACCACCATGATCGGCGGCGGTACTGGCCCAGCCACAGGTACAAATGCCACTACCTGCACTCCCGGCCCTTGGAATATTTACCGAATGCTGCAAGCTGCTGATGCTTTTTCCGTCAACTTAGGATTTTTAGGTAAAGGTAACGCCAGTCAACCCCAAGGACTTGTAGAACAAGTAAATGCCGGTGCAATGGGATTAAAACTTCATGAAGACTGGGGAACCACACCCGCAGCAATTGATACTTGCCTCAGTGTTGCCGATGAGTATGATGTGCAAGTAGCAATTCATACTGATACCCTAAACGAAGCTGGATTTGTCGAAGATACGATCGCCGCTTTCAAGAATCGTACTATCCACACCTACCATACCGAAGGCGCAGGCGGCGGACACGCACCAGATATCATCAAAGTTTGCAGCCAAGCCAATGTTCTACCATCTTCCACCAATCCCACACGTCCTTATACCCTGAATACCTTAGACGAACACCTGGATATGTTGATGGTATGTCATCATCTCGACCCAGCGATCGCCGAAGATGTTGCTTTTGCCGAATCTCGCATCCGTCGAGAAACCATTGCTGCGGAGGACATTTTGCACGACTTAGGGGCATTTAGCATGATTTCTTCCGATTCTCAGGCTATGGGAAGGGTAGGCGAAGTGATAATTCGCACCTGGCAGACATCTCACAAAATGAAGGTGCAACGGAGAACTCTTAACGCACAAGGAACTGAGCAAAAAGCAGACAATTTTAGAGCAAAAAGATATGTTGCTAAATATACGATTAATCCGGCGATCGCTCACGGAATTGCTCAATATGTGGGTTCAGTGGAAGAGGGAAAATTAGCAGATTTATGTTTGTGGCGTCCGGCATTTTTTGGCGTGAAACCAGAGATGGTCATTAAAGGCGGAATGATTGCATGGGCGCAAATGGGCGATGCTAACGCCAGTATTCCCACACCGCAACCAGTCTATATGCGCCCGATGTTTGGTAGTTTTGCAGGGGCGCGTCATGCTACATCATTAACTTTTGTTTCGCAAGCAGCTTTAGAGAACGAAATTCCCAGCCAGCTAGGTTTACAAAAAGCAGCAGTTGCCGTTTCTGGGACACGCCAATTGAGTAAGCGGGATATGAAGCTGAATGATGCACTACCCCACATTGAAGTAGATCCAGAAACATACGAAGTCAGGGCAGATGGTGAGTTGCTAATTTGTGAACCTGCGACAGTTTTACCAATGGCACAGAGGTACTTTTTGTTTTAA
- a CDS encoding urease subunit beta → MIPGEIITPAGEIELNVGRPTIKLQVSNTGDRPIQVGSHYHFYEVNTALNFDREQARGMRLDIPAGTAVRFEPGDEKEITLVPLVGTRQVYGFNAKINGNL, encoded by the coding sequence ATGATTCCTGGGGAAATTATTACACCAGCAGGTGAAATTGAGCTAAATGTTGGTCGTCCAACTATAAAATTACAAGTGTCAAATACAGGCGATCGCCCCATACAAGTCGGTTCCCATTATCACTTTTATGAAGTTAACACCGCTTTAAACTTTGATAGAGAACAAGCGCGAGGAATGCGCCTAGATATCCCCGCCGGAACCGCAGTTCGCTTTGAACCAGGCGACGAAAAAGAAATAACTCTAGTCCCCCTCGTTGGTACTCGCCAAGTCTACGGCTTCAACGCCAAAATTAACGGAAACCTCTAA
- the ureA gene encoding urease subunit gamma yields MQLTPQEKDKLLIFTAALLAERRKERGLKLNYPEAVAYISAAILEGARDGQTVAELMSYGTTLLTRDDVMEGISEMVHDVQVEATFPDGTKLVTVHNPIR; encoded by the coding sequence ATGCAACTTACCCCGCAGGAAAAAGATAAGCTATTGATTTTTACAGCTGCTTTATTAGCAGAAAGACGCAAGGAAAGGGGTTTAAAACTAAATTATCCTGAAGCAGTTGCTTATATTTCTGCTGCTATTTTAGAAGGGGCAAGAGATGGGCAAACTGTAGCTGAATTAATGAGTTATGGTACAACACTCTTAACGCGGGATGATGTCATGGAAGGGATATCAGAAATGGTGCATGATGTGCAGGTTGAAGCTACTTTTCCTGATGGTACAAAGTTAGTGACAGTACATAATCCAATTCGTTAA
- a CDS encoding urease accessory protein UreD codes for MTCNPQIAEGWHGKLNLVYADRQGKTQLIYNHQQAPLKVQRPFYPEGGICHSVILHTAGGMVGGDRLSSNIHLQPQTQALITTAAASKIYRSNGLQARQTIQMQVDTGACLEWLPQETILFNDAIYRQDLRVELATGGSWLGWEITRFGRSARGEKFLQGEWRSHTEIWQKDVPLWIDRQYLPGSEDIFHSPHGLAGKPIVGSLVWVGGTVSAEILEKTRSLWGGEGEAGVCRLQHGLLCRYRGASTSEVRNWFIDVWQLLRVSFLNRGNCIPRVWQV; via the coding sequence ATGACCTGCAATCCGCAAATAGCAGAAGGTTGGCATGGCAAACTTAATTTAGTCTATGCCGATCGCCAGGGTAAAACCCAATTAATTTATAATCACCAACAAGCGCCCCTAAAGGTACAACGCCCATTTTATCCAGAAGGGGGAATTTGTCATAGCGTAATTTTACACACGGCTGGGGGAATGGTAGGAGGCGATCGCTTATCCTCTAACATCCACCTCCAACCCCAAACCCAAGCCTTAATCACTACAGCTGCTGCAAGCAAGATATATCGCAGTAATGGCTTACAAGCTAGACAAACCATCCAGATGCAAGTTGATACTGGTGCTTGTTTAGAGTGGTTGCCGCAAGAGACAATTTTATTTAACGACGCGATTTATCGGCAAGATTTACGGGTAGAATTAGCAACCGGGGGCAGTTGGTTAGGCTGGGAAATTACCCGATTTGGTCGCAGTGCTAGAGGAGAAAAATTCTTGCAAGGGGAATGGCGATCGCATACCGAAATTTGGCAAAAAGATGTTCCCTTATGGATTGATCGGCAATACTTACCGGGTAGCGAAGACATTTTCCACAGTCCCCACGGCTTGGCTGGAAAACCAATAGTAGGTAGTTTAGTTTGGGTCGGTGGTACAGTTTCGGCAGAAATTTTGGAAAAAACGCGAAGTTTGTGGGGCGGGGAAGGTGAAGCGGGTGTTTGTCGATTACAACATGGATTATTATGTCGATATCGCGGTGCTTCTACATCTGAGGTGAGAAACTGGTTTATTGATGTTTGGCAGTTGTTGCGAGTTTCTTTTCTGAATCGTGGTAATTGTATACCAAGAGTGTGGCAGGTTTAA
- a CDS encoding photosystem II assembly protein encodes MPDEEFVKYIYKVFKLIHHDEYKLQSTGIDERIFDDFESSLVEYLKEEFSRIPDKQLLIKLEDALEDINNLKIGQDPDYRFSLTPHVYFMKYFLENVYCIYLAWFLIYQNALLPSKVNILDIAAGPGTVAYGLALFLQSSSGFFHIPQMHISYYSLEKQDAFQFRGLQFWRRYIESRLTPVNAFFRFVTTDIFNWKTQSNNLPKDFFDFIVISHCFFADPGKRVEANNTYKQIFTTSLKNSGYVLLIVQDKKLFKISDVHQVENQEEEKNVVHKFLTELGLELVWYKYLTSTDSRIPMSGVEFGKFARKKLPNQVYMSPILQQYFGQKHHLHYTLDDYVILAKNYDKLQEK; translated from the coding sequence ATGCCAGATGAGGAATTTGTTAAATATATCTATAAAGTTTTTAAGTTAATACACCACGATGAATATAAATTGCAATCTACTGGTATTGATGAACGGATATTTGATGATTTTGAATCAAGTTTAGTTGAATATCTTAAAGAAGAATTTAGTAGGATTCCTGATAAACAGTTATTAATTAAGTTAGAAGACGCTCTTGAGGATATTAATAACTTAAAAATTGGACAAGACCCAGACTACCGTTTTAGTCTAACTCCTCATGTCTACTTTATGAAGTATTTTTTAGAAAATGTATATTGTATATATTTAGCTTGGTTTCTCATTTACCAGAATGCTTTACTACCAAGTAAGGTTAATATTCTTGATATTGCAGCAGGCCCAGGAACAGTTGCTTATGGTTTAGCTTTATTTCTCCAAAGTAGTAGCGGTTTTTTTCATATCCCGCAAATGCACATATCTTACTACTCTTTAGAAAAACAAGATGCCTTCCAATTTCGTGGACTTCAGTTTTGGCGGCGATATATAGAGTCGCGTCTAACTCCAGTAAATGCTTTCTTCCGCTTTGTTACTACCGATATTTTTAATTGGAAAACTCAATCGAATAATCTACCAAAAGACTTTTTTGACTTTATCGTAATTTCCCACTGTTTCTTTGCAGATCCAGGCAAAAGGGTTGAAGCTAATAATACTTACAAGCAAATATTTACCACTAGCTTAAAAAATTCAGGTTATGTTCTACTAATTGTGCAAGATAAAAAATTATTTAAAATTTCCGATGTTCACCAAGTCGAAAATCAAGAAGAGGAAAAAAATGTAGTGCATAAATTTTTGACAGAATTGGGTTTAGAGTTAGTTTGGTATAAATATCTAACCTCAACAGATTCAAGAATACCTATGTCTGGGGTTGAATTTGGTAAGTTTGCTCGAAAAAAATTACCAAATCAAGTGTATATGAGTCCAATACTCCAACAGTATTTTGGTCAGAAGCATCACTTACACTATACATTAGATGATTATGTAATATTGGCGAAAAATTATGATAAATTGCAGGAAAAATAA
- a CDS encoding SPL family radical SAM protein, with the protein MAQPKYEGYCECIPTKLVREKFGDVNVYAQNAKSLLTKATGFIGNYDFTLNPYRGCQYGCSYCYAAAFTPNAQMRQDWGKWVIFKQNAAEILAKELKKWYEKNPQTPPSIYMSSVTDPYQPLESKHQLTRRLLEVMLDMGIDGYPTPTLVIQTRSPIIVRDIDYLQRFKRLRINMSIPTGSELVRKDFEPRSPSIKARLNAISKIKQSIDYFKGFLPKISITITPLLPTLATDEAAFIEKLAIADRIVIQAFHANHSRSLIASTRQEAEEIKQKYSWWYENEKLSYRKFKEKLICRLPGVEIMEGKEGFFYE; encoded by the coding sequence ATGGCACAACCAAAATATGAAGGTTATTGCGAATGCATTCCTACGAAATTAGTCAGAGAAAAGTTTGGAGATGTCAATGTTTATGCACAAAATGCTAAATCACTCTTAACAAAAGCTACTGGTTTTATTGGTAATTATGATTTTACTCTAAATCCTTACAGGGGATGTCAATACGGTTGTAGTTATTGCTATGCTGCTGCATTTACTCCTAATGCTCAAATGCGCCAAGATTGGGGTAAATGGGTAATTTTTAAACAAAATGCTGCTGAGATTTTAGCGAAAGAATTAAAAAAATGGTATGAAAAAAATCCCCAGACTCCTCCTAGTATATACATGAGTAGCGTTACCGATCCTTATCAACCACTTGAGTCTAAACATCAATTGACTCGTCGGTTGTTGGAGGTAATGCTAGATATGGGGATTGACGGTTATCCAACTCCAACCTTGGTGATTCAAACTCGTAGCCCAATTATTGTTAGAGACATTGATTATTTACAACGATTTAAGCGATTGCGAATTAATATGAGCATTCCCACTGGGAGCGAATTAGTAAGAAAGGATTTTGAACCGCGATCGCCCAGTATTAAAGCTAGACTAAATGCTATTAGTAAAATAAAACAAAGTATTGATTACTTCAAAGGTTTTCTTCCTAAAATTTCTATTACTATTACCCCTCTACTTCCTACTTTAGCAACTGATGAAGCTGCTTTTATTGAAAAACTAGCCATCGCCGATAGGATTGTAATTCAAGCTTTTCATGCTAACCACAGTCGTTCTCTCATAGCATCAACTCGCCAAGAAGCTGAAGAAATTAAGCAAAAATACTCTTGGTGGTATGAAAATGAGAAATTAAGCTATAGGAAATTTAAGGAAAAGCTAATTTGTCGGCTTCCAGGTGTAGAAATTATGGAAGGTAAAGAGGGATTTTTTTATGAATAA
- a CDS encoding class I SAM-dependent methyltransferase yields the protein MSQINPETTPLHTLNPLNRFSDRAEDYVKYRPSYPADAIDIILEGLGENSQLVAADIGAGTGIASRLLAERGVNVIAIEPNAAMREAAKPHPLIEFRDGTAEFTQLPDNSVDLVTCFQAFHWFNPEPTLLEFHRILKPSARLAVVWNNRDREDDLTTEYSRIIREASNNHPAESRMQSVEPLLVTPPFINIREYNFTYKQKLDLTGLIGRAMSVSYLPREGLGYEQLIDRFQELYQRFRDESGFVYMVYRTSVHLGEVI from the coding sequence ATGAGCCAAATTAATCCTGAAACAACCCCCTTACATACCTTAAACCCACTCAACCGATTTTCTGACAGAGCAGAGGATTATGTAAAATATCGGCCAAGCTACCCCGCAGATGCAATTGATATTATCTTGGAAGGATTAGGTGAAAATTCACAACTTGTAGCAGCAGATATTGGTGCTGGTACAGGAATTGCTTCAAGATTGTTAGCTGAACGGGGAGTTAATGTCATAGCCATAGAACCAAACGCGGCAATGCGAGAAGCTGCTAAACCACATCCTTTAATAGAGTTTCGTGATGGAACAGCAGAATTTACCCAACTACCTGATAATTCAGTTGATTTAGTTACTTGTTTTCAAGCTTTCCACTGGTTCAATCCCGAACCAACTTTATTGGAATTCCACCGCATTTTAAAACCATCAGCACGCTTGGCTGTAGTGTGGAATAACCGCGATCGAGAAGATGATTTAACTACAGAATATAGCCGAATAATCCGCGAAGCATCTAATAATCACCCAGCAGAATCTCGAATGCAATCGGTAGAGCCATTGTTAGTAACTCCCCCTTTTATTAATATCCGTGAATATAATTTTACTTATAAACAAAAGTTAGATTTAACTGGACTTATTGGACGAGCAATGAGTGTTTCTTACCTTCCGCGTGAAGGCTTGGGATATGAACAGCTTATTGATAGGTTTCAAGAATTATATCAGCGCTTTCGTGATGAAAGTGGTTTTGTCTATATGGTCTATCGCACTAGCGTACACCTTGGTGAAGTAATTTAA